One stretch of Aeromicrobium fastidiosum DNA includes these proteins:
- a CDS encoding TetR/AcrR family transcriptional regulator, whose protein sequence is MHELDLGSPPLDGHERGKRRRIAEILAAARELLNEQAADEVTTSRIAARAGVAPMTIFNLIGTRDDLWAAIAAASLTEVSHGSSEIEDARERAHAIADQFMSAIISEAPVWRALISSWRDSGRVLEGEPTGALLSCFDDAVDQGHLSHEVDIRRLVATILSGFVGAAHQWAAGLISDRGMRRRASDLVDLALAAGRPDGPPPMWPPGS, encoded by the coding sequence ATGCACGAACTGGATCTGGGCTCGCCGCCGCTGGACGGCCACGAGCGCGGCAAGAGGCGGCGCATCGCGGAGATCCTCGCAGCAGCTCGTGAGCTCCTGAACGAACAGGCTGCTGACGAGGTGACGACCTCGCGGATCGCCGCCCGCGCCGGCGTCGCGCCGATGACGATCTTCAATCTCATCGGGACCCGCGACGACCTGTGGGCGGCGATCGCGGCCGCCTCCTTGACGGAGGTCAGCCACGGCAGCTCGGAGATAGAGGACGCTCGCGAACGCGCCCACGCCATCGCCGACCAGTTCATGTCGGCGATCATCTCCGAGGCACCCGTGTGGCGTGCGCTGATCTCCAGCTGGCGCGACAGCGGCCGGGTCCTCGAGGGCGAGCCCACCGGCGCCCTGCTGTCCTGCTTCGACGACGCGGTCGACCAGGGCCACCTGTCCCACGAGGTCGACATCAGACGTCTCGTCGCCACGATCCTGAGTGGCTTCGTCGGCGCAGCACACCAATGGGCAGCCGGTCTGATCAGCGATCGGGGCATGCGGCGACGGGCGTCGGACCTGGTGGACCTCGCTCTCGCCGCCGGTCGACCCGACGGCCCTCCTCCGATGTGGCCCCCCGGCAGCTGA
- a CDS encoding ABC transporter permease produces MNPVIRRRLIALVPTLVAITMLAFSLQLLIPGGPAEVLAAQSGGTQSVQDFERQLGYDRPWLVRYGEWLVNAAQGDLGFSYRTGTPVRELILDRAGASFALVLLATLTATIVGSVLGIVAAIQRNNRFGRTLTALFGLGLSIPNFWLATLMVGFFAVTLGWLPAGGYPGFDNGLVEFGRSMIMPVIVLALPSSALIARQVNSAMVKALESSYVRTARATGLTKRDVVWVHALRNSLSPLVVLLPVVVSSLVGGAVVVESIFNIPGLGSAIVDAALQRDFLVLQGIVLILALLVLILNILADIALGIIDPRVRSASA; encoded by the coding sequence ATGAATCCTGTGATCCGCCGGCGACTCATCGCCCTCGTGCCGACGCTGGTGGCCATCACGATGCTCGCCTTCAGCCTGCAGCTGCTCATACCGGGCGGCCCTGCCGAGGTCCTCGCCGCCCAGTCCGGCGGCACCCAATCAGTCCAGGACTTCGAGAGACAACTCGGCTACGACCGGCCATGGCTGGTCCGGTACGGCGAGTGGCTCGTCAACGCGGCACAGGGCGACCTGGGGTTCTCCTACCGCACCGGGACGCCCGTGCGCGAGCTGATCCTCGACCGTGCGGGGGCGTCCTTCGCCCTGGTGCTGCTGGCCACGCTGACAGCCACGATCGTCGGATCCGTGCTCGGGATCGTCGCTGCCATCCAGCGCAACAACCGGTTCGGTCGGACCCTCACCGCACTGTTCGGCCTCGGACTGTCCATTCCGAACTTCTGGCTCGCGACGTTGATGGTCGGCTTCTTCGCGGTCACCCTCGGATGGTTGCCCGCGGGCGGATATCCGGGCTTCGACAACGGTCTCGTCGAATTCGGTCGCAGCATGATCATGCCGGTCATCGTCCTGGCGCTGCCGAGCTCTGCCTTGATCGCCAGGCAGGTCAACAGCGCCATGGTCAAGGCTCTCGAGAGCAGCTACGTGCGGACAGCCCGCGCCACGGGTCTGACCAAGCGAGACGTCGTGTGGGTGCACGCCCTGCGGAACTCCCTCTCACCGCTCGTGGTCCTGCTCCCCGTGGTGGTGTCGAGCCTCGTCGGTGGCGCGGTGGTGGTCGAGTCGATCTTCAACATCCCCGGACTCGGCAGTGCCATCGTCGACGCGGCGCTCCAGCGTGACTTCCTCGTGCTCCAGGGAATCGTCCTGATCCTGGCCCTGCTCGTCCTGATCCTGAACATCCTCGCCGACATCGCGCTCGGCATCATCGATCCACGAGTCAGGAGCGCATCCGCATGA
- a CDS encoding ABC transporter ATP-binding protein gives MLSVRDLRVAFPGAEPVVDGISFDLAPRQVLAVAGQSGSGKSLTAMAIMGLLPHRAEVTGSITFAGTELVGASESVLADVRGAEIAMVFQETRSALNPVLTIGKQLVGAIRANSDASASQAREMAGDALREVKILDADRVLESYPHQLSGGMCQRVVIAMALACGSRVLIADEPTTALDVSVQRDILTLLEQLVRDREMSCIFVSHDLGVIDEIADHVAVMHTGQIVEFGPVRQTIADPLHPYTRELLSHLDSLVGEPAPVPVVPDHQASTDPDRGCDWGHEDCDGDTELFTLPGGRQVRSCLYAPQRYAPTPTMQEVTR, from the coding sequence GTGCTGAGCGTTCGCGACCTGCGCGTCGCCTTCCCGGGAGCGGAACCAGTCGTCGACGGGATCTCCTTCGATCTCGCTCCGCGCCAGGTACTGGCGGTGGCCGGCCAGTCCGGCAGTGGCAAGTCGTTGACGGCCATGGCGATCATGGGCCTGCTGCCCCATCGTGCAGAGGTCACCGGTTCGATCACCTTCGCCGGCACCGAGCTCGTCGGTGCCAGCGAGTCGGTGCTGGCCGACGTCCGCGGCGCCGAGATCGCCATGGTGTTCCAGGAGACCAGGAGCGCACTCAATCCCGTGCTGACCATCGGCAAGCAGCTCGTCGGGGCGATCCGGGCCAACTCCGATGCATCCGCCTCGCAGGCGCGTGAGATGGCCGGCGACGCACTTCGTGAGGTCAAGATCCTCGACGCCGATCGCGTGCTCGAGAGCTATCCCCACCAGCTCTCGGGCGGCATGTGCCAACGCGTCGTGATCGCCATGGCCCTGGCCTGCGGGTCGCGGGTCCTCATTGCCGACGAGCCCACGACTGCGCTGGACGTGTCCGTGCAGCGCGACATCCTCACTCTTCTCGAACAGCTGGTCCGCGACAGGGAGATGTCGTGCATCTTCGTCTCGCACGACCTCGGCGTCATCGACGAGATCGCCGACCACGTCGCCGTGATGCACACGGGACAGATCGTCGAGTTCGGTCCCGTTCGACAGACGATCGCCGACCCGCTGCATCCGTACACGCGCGAACTGCTCAGCCACCTCGACTCGCTCGTCGGCGAGCCCGCACCGGTCCCGGTCGTGCCCGACCACCAGGCCTCCACCGATCCCGACCGCGGTTGCGACTGGGGACATGAGGACTGCGACGGCGACACCGAGCTGTTCACGCTCCCCGGCGGCCGACAGGTACGCAGCTGCCTCTACGCACCCCAACGCTATGCCCCGACTCCCACGATGCAGGAGGTCACCCGATGA
- a CDS encoding enoyl-CoA hydratase/isomerase family protein — MSDENLDVFTERVGTTAFLRVNRPEAKNSIHGTLMRDLIESAEAADADDDVRAIITTGEGKTWIAGGDKHAFAELTSSEQGLDLVERGYQGPVSGDWGVPQLSPNQLRGDSFGVAPWVRRFLDIGTPTIAAINGGVAAGGMAVSLMHDVRIASTQTRFAPTFVAMGVSPELGLSWFLPRIVGWPKALDILTRVKPIDADEALEIGLVEQVVEPHELRDAALARAEGFAQMPPVAVRMVKRLLRQASESTLEVQLEREWNNQTRLFGLTSNRANVSRHLDSKIKTT; from the coding sequence ATGTCAGACGAGAACCTCGACGTCTTCACCGAGCGCGTCGGCACCACCGCCTTCCTGCGGGTCAACCGCCCCGAGGCCAAGAACTCGATCCACGGCACACTGATGCGCGACCTCATCGAGTCCGCGGAGGCGGCCGATGCCGACGACGACGTTCGCGCGATCATCACCACCGGTGAGGGCAAGACCTGGATCGCCGGCGGCGACAAGCACGCCTTCGCGGAGCTCACGAGCTCCGAGCAGGGGCTCGACCTGGTCGAGCGCGGATACCAGGGCCCGGTCTCCGGCGACTGGGGAGTGCCGCAGCTCTCCCCCAACCAGCTGCGCGGCGACTCGTTCGGCGTCGCGCCGTGGGTGCGCCGCTTCCTCGACATCGGCACCCCCACCATCGCTGCCATCAACGGCGGCGTCGCAGCCGGCGGGATGGCAGTGTCCCTGATGCACGACGTGCGCATCGCCTCGACACAGACGCGATTCGCACCGACCTTCGTCGCCATGGGCGTGTCCCCGGAGCTGGGCCTGAGCTGGTTCCTGCCGCGCATCGTCGGATGGCCGAAGGCGCTCGACATCCTGACCCGGGTCAAGCCCATCGATGCCGACGAGGCGTTGGAGATCGGCCTGGTCGAGCAGGTCGTGGAGCCGCACGAGCTGCGTGACGCTGCGCTCGCCCGGGCGGAGGGCTTCGCCCAGATGCCGCCGGTCGCCGTTCGCATGGTCAAGCGACTCCTGCGGCAGGCCTCGGAGTCGACGCTGGAGGTACAGTTGGAGCGCGAGTGGAACAACCAGACGCGGCTGTTCGGCCTCACGTCGAACCGCGCCAATGTCTCACGGCACCTCGACAGCAAGATCAAGACCACCTGA